In Torulaspora delbrueckii CBS 1146 chromosome 1, complete genome, one genomic interval encodes:
- the SEC16 gene encoding COPII coat assembly protein SEC16 (similar to Saccharomyces cerevisiae SEC16 (YPL085W); ancestral locus Anc_8.562) produces MTAEAKRRKNQKKKLKQKQKKQAEKVAADNAVQEEIVSPLVDDSAPELVENSEIVKIIQEDQGTSIDESLEKKVSDQVTFVESLPAEESQDEKVSEEDDNVLISSEESSTRNTIESPSIDENVEIIKSIQQDQGTGIDEVLQRRLSETVTILEDLPTKNTEEGETIEADHNIVLPTTSNESDIIKPIQQDLGTSTDKSLNEKLSRQVTGMKDKSTRESGGEKLFEADHNIVLPESNNFASGGTAQEPETPDQPTDNALPIPVEQNVHTVLHFEPTNEITSATLPSVKASDKQDDTSAHDSEADISPEDEAELQLSKDSSEPILPEDESSHVLNTSQAQEQEAKQLFVSETNEGQEKMPWETDRAPDQAPEQDESNDQSVKTQGSAPSELFTSYGDDNSEKMPWETSEGNGSDSKQPITSLNEPSGYQEITHTSDLFATVGNGEHEKMPWEAAPSNTDLTQTVNESNNQMNDEVTEQSDQLFTNDDIDENEKMPWESDDRAALEFNEPASQENEVACSNSHLSGSEKLEVTVTTEQANVDKLAQIFGDDEAEEDDWLNNRDFNNASVPISSDNAIQDKQDAQPTAGQPAMKFSFLEEDDDLLDENLSDDASLLPSDDDHEPSLAVDQTPNAGTTNNVTATQSIDEVVQEMRPPSVSSATSSNHRSKYEPQQTYRQAQQALPSAAYRAPVSTGIVTPQFPLQPSPSQPPKAVETREVVEKINEAKKKSDAYDFPMDLFPKKTKLAHAKPVGTPTPIFPTAASHQIPARNSSIPQTGPNGQFAVRDRSGSAASLPKNPYANLAAPPQAKAPPQIPMPPQGIVPPHVNLPSAHQPVPGQPVVPSMIPQSSVPFSPSTVRTRGFSNTSTGEAFSSRASSWASGQSTGPAEPINAPQPPRVAKKPTATRYAPVTTAHPQNIHTPKKGVSLNTGYAHYRPQLPLQSTAFPGAQAPITQKADVTPLVVNVPNTTSPSDLVSPASGSSTRRYHARSNSSVYTPNQTEYTAKYAPTVHPQYQNTLSAQQPQLPGQIPAPHLAPTKPGYNNLVNNDFAVAMPEVDQPVDNQALLHRQFPLIHLSASNKVIYAIPQAASHSSYLMGPDSSLQFLKIVPLDFTMPGSNLLKSFPGPLVKNKTKNKDVEKWIESIIGDYQESTVEYTLLSLLKLKLTGTATWKDVSQCLYDSDEMLSYLSQPMVDSKSIAPAQKLDPNGQMRIVAYLQTGGRDKALTMALQSGDFAMALLIGSLMGKDKWSEVVQHYLASEFKVDSDVSHFSTNLLSLVFQVFVGNSKAAVMEFYSVDKSQWACDNWRIITAAVLNNIGVNEDGTQLKTGELPPVVHEFLVEYGVFLSQRGLISESCVVFVLANLPLCPSPVASSPVRFAQIGSPMSLEGCIFSEIYEFASCPDVKGYSTLISSKLYHAFCLQEHGLSSSASRYADYLTCSVKLLPKRESLTLNVASGLNELSTRIAGSSTGWLGKPKLSSVWGQLDKSFNKYIGGDDDSLIKKSSEKKVFDGFTPVPSRNSSTVDVSQYQFTPAQNAQYSTDGSVAFPPVGGSPMSNAIPTFAPPRNPLSRTLTEQGPPKMPSSFSVDSSPQQLQRKQSLTTTGNRLRRTRTEQTTAMNFKADHTSVNGFPPQELSNYGMRNNSSATDLAANTDLAPSPQLSRSSPHHSSTPELLPGRSSVLSSTLLPLKPINAPAESRPSELPAPMVATSAAEPEIFDPIHAPTAHQKGTRGFEPKSREEGSPYLPNNYSQVSITGLERIAQEGGLTQDDTFKPHIANNNGVLPTAHGQYLNGNEEEFSDEQADTTVLHKSLSQFPSEHAIDSGSSFEPEISQAPEAPVEHTADFMSPPNPAFQQDSGFAGPSENNEHQEPGKTTFSKEPSQFAGPISVTPQISVPPVVHNKNPYAPSTFVSPLVTENQFTTPIVQGTKTNAYSVDKSVDSSEEPRQDYVPSRSAGSDASETSVPAKQSEFTGPRSRFDPIKPAEALSPEAFVPVIKKTPVSRAFTPLVVQPPEVQYDDVVEDESDDEDEDEQKRLREKQEQERREKEEDERRKKEKEKARAAKANSKEDDKASGWFSWLKKDPNEKKPVKAKLGHKTTFYYDEKLKRWVNKDASEEEKEKIASPPPPPPIVKKMDNGPKTKPMTSPDVSTRDMAGAVFPNNPITGAPLGSPSPFNTPSDSTPLAPAPSAPISSTSHPGINLSGKKANGLDDLLSLTGGSAPRRKKKPGRGYVNVMDNK; encoded by the coding sequence ATGACAGCTGAGGCTAAGCGGAGAAagaatcagaagaagaagctcaagcagaagcagaagaagcaagCTGAGAAAGTGGCAGCTGACAATGCTGtgcaagaagaaatagtGTCTCCTTTAGTAGATGATAGTGCACCCGAACTAGTTGAGAACTCAGAAATTGTCAAGATTATTCAAGAGGATCAAGGAACGAGTATAGATGAGTCACtagagaagaaggtttCCGATCAAGTAACTTTCGTAGAAAGTTTGCCGGCAGAAGAATCACAAGATGAAAAGGTttctgaggaagatgacaaTGTGCTAATTTCAAGCGAGGAAAGTTCCACAAGAAATACCATAGAATCACCTTCAATTGACGAAAATGTAGAGATCATCAAAAGCATCCAACAGGATCAAGGGACAGGAATAGATGAAGTGCTGCAAAGGAGACTGTCAGAAACAGTAACGATTTTGGAAGATCTCCCCACAAAAAATACAGAAGAGGGAGAAACCATCGAAGCCGATCACAATATTGTTTTGCCCACAACCTCAAACGAATCAGATATCATTAAACCCATTCAGCAGGATCTGGGAACGAGTACAGAtaaatctttgaatgagaAATTGTCTCGGCAAGTAACGGGTATGAAAGACAAGTCAACAAGAGAGTCTGGGGGCGAGAAGCTTTTTGAAGCCGACCACAATATCGTGCTACCCGAGAGTAACAACTTTGCATCAGGCGGCACAGCACAAGAACCTGAGACGCCAGATCAACCAACGGATAATGCACTGCCTATCCCTGTAGAACAAAATGTTCATACGGTGCTTCACTTTGAACCCACTAATGAAATTACCTCCGCCACACTACCTTCAGTGAAAGCCTCTGATAAACAAGACGATACTTCAGCCCATGATTCGGAAGCTGACATTTCTCCCGAGGATGAAGCAGAGTTACAATTATCCAAGGATTCGTCTGAACCAATTCTACCggaagatgaaagttcACACGTCTTGAACACTTCGCAAGCTcaggaacaagaagctAAACAGTTGTTCGTCAGCGAAACCAATGAAGGTCAAGAAAAAATGCCCTGGGAAACCGACCGGGCCCCTGACCAGGCACCTGAGCAAGATGAATCGAATGATCAATCGGTGAAAACTCAAGGGTCGGCACCATCAGAGCTATTCACAAGCTATGGTGATGATAACAGCGAAAAAATGCCATGGGAAACATCTGAGGGGAATGGATCTGATTCAAAACAACCTATAACTTCCCTCAACGAACCATCAGgctatcaagaaatcacGCATACGTCAGACCTCTTTGCCACTGTTGGAAATGGAGAACATGAAAAAATGCCATGGGAAGCTGCTCCTTCTAACACCGATTTGACACAAACTGTGAATGAATCAAACAATCAAAtgaatgatgaagtgaCCGAACAGTCTGATCAGCTCTTTACgaatgatgatattgatgaaaatgagaaaATGCCTTGGGAAAGTGACGATCGGGCAGCACTGGAATTCAACGAGCCGGCCTCTCAAGAAAACGAAGTAGCTTGTTCAAATAGTCACTTAAGTGGCTCCGAAAAACTGGAGGTCACAGTCACTACAGAGCAAGCAAATGTTGATAAACTAGCTCAAATATTTGGCGACGATGAAGCAGAGGAAGACGACTGGCTTAACAATCGCGATTTTAATAATGCGAGTGTGCCAATCTCTTCTGACAATGCTATTCAAGACAAGCAGGATGCCCAACCTACAGCAGGTCAACCGGCAATGAAGTTCTCTTTTCTAGAGGAAGACGACGATCTTCTCGATGAAAATCTGTCCGATGATGCTAGCCTCTTGCCGTCAGACGATGACCATGAGCCCAGTTTAGCAGTTGACCAAACACCAAATGCTGGCACCACAAACAATGTCACGGCCactcaatcaattgacgaaGTTGTGCAAGAAATGAGGCCCCCTTCTGTATCTTCGGCTACTTCCAGTAATCACAGATCAAAGTACGAACCTCAACAAACTTATAGACAAGCTCAACAAGCTCTACCATCGGCTGCTTACAGGGCTCCTGTAAGTACTGGTATCGTGACTCCACAATTTCCATTGCAACCAAGCCCTAGTCAACCACCGAAGGCTGTCGAAACGAGAGAAGTAGtggaaaaaatcaatgaagcgaagaagaaatcagaTGCCTACGATTTCCCTATGGACCTCTTCCCCAAGAAAACTAAACTGGCTCATGCGAAACCTGTGGGGACTCCGACACCCATTTTTCCCACTGCCGCCTCACATCAAATTCCAGCACGCAACTCTTCCATTCCTCAAACAGGACCTAACGGTCAGTTTGCTGTAAGAGATCGATCGGGTTCAGCCGCATCTTTACCAAAAAACCCTTATGCGAACTTAGCTGCACCACCACAAGCCAAAGCACCACCGCAGATTCCAATGCCACCGCAAGGTATTGTACCACCTCATGTGAACCTGCCATCTGCCCACCAACCAGTCCCGGGACAACCGGTGGTACCATCAATGATTCCTCAATCTTCGGTGCCCTTTTCACCTAGCACGGTCAGGACTAGGGGCTTCAGCAACACATCTACAGGCGAAGCTTTCTCTTCACGGGCCTCAAGTTGGGCGTCGGGTCAGAGTACGGGGCCGGCGGAGCCTATTAATGCTCCACAGCCTCCTCGAGTCGCCAAGAAGCCTACAGCAACTAGGTACGCACCAGTGACAACCGCTCATCCGCAAAACATTCATACACCGAAGAAGGGAGTTAGTTTGAACACGGGCTATGCCCACTATAGGCCTCAGCTCCCTCTCCAGTCTACCGCCTTCCCAGGCGCTCAAGCACCGATAACTCAAAAAGCTGATGTGACACCACTGGTGGTAAACGTTCCAAATACTACTTCTCCATCAGATCTGGTATCCCCTGCATCTGGTTCCTCTACTAGGAGGTATCACGCTAGATCTAATTCAAGCGTGTACACCCCAAATCAAACAGAGTATACTGCAAAATACGCACCAACTGttcatcctcaatatcagAATACTCTTTCGGCACAGCAACCCCAGCTTCCTGGACAAATCCCAGCTCCTCACCTGGCACCTACAAAGCCAGGATATAACAACCTTGTGAATAATGACTTTGCAGTGGCTATGCCTGAGGTTGACCAGCCAGTGGATAATCAAGCCTTATTGCACCGTCAATTTCCATTGATTCATTTGAGTGCCTCTAACAAGGTAATTTATGCTATTCCTCAAGCTGCTTCGCATAGTAGTTACCTTATGGGCCCTGACTCGTCAttgcaatttttgaaaattgttCCTCTTGATTTTACCATGCCTGGCAGTAATTTGTTGAAGTCCTTCCCTGGGCCCCTCGTAAAGAATAAGACCAAGAATAAAGATGTCGAGAAATGGATTGAGAGTATCATTGGAGattatcaagaatcaaCAGTTGAGTACACTCTATTATCATTATTGAAACTCAAACTTACGGGCACTGCCACATGGAAAGATGTTTCTCAATGTCTATATGATTCTGATGAGATGCTTTCATATCTCTCACAGCCAATGGTTGACTCCAAGTCCATCGCTCCTGCTCAAAAGCTAGACCCCAATGGTCAAATGAGAATAGTCGCCTACTTGCAAACAGGTGGGCGCGATAAGGCACTTACGATGGCGCTCCAAAGCGGTGACTTTGCCATGGCTTTACTGATAGGAAGTCTCATGGGCAAAGATAAATGGTCAGAGGTTGTTCAGCATTATTTGGCCAGCGAGTTTAAGGTTGATTCGGATGTTTCACACTTTTCAACTAATCTCCTGTCTTTAGTATTCCAGGTATTTGTGGGCAACTCGAAGGCGGCCGTAATGGAGTTTTATTCTGTGGATAAAAGCCAATGGGCATGCGATAATTGGAGAATCATTACAGCTGCAGTCTTAAACAACATTGGAGTGAATGAAGATGGTACACAGTTGAAAACAGGCGAACTACCTCCCGTGGTACATGAATTTTTGGTCGAATACGGAGTTTTCCTAAGTCAAAGGGGTCTCATCTCCGAATCCTGTGTTGTTTTTGTGCTTGCCAATCTACCTCTTTGCCCTTCACCGGTTGCAAGTTCACCCGTGAGGTTTGCGCAAATTGGTAGCCCTATGTCGCTCGAAGGTTGTATATTTTCTGAGATATACGAGTTCGCCAGCTGTCCAGATGTAAAGGGTTATTCCACGTTGATTTCCAGCAAATTATATCATGCCTTTTGTTTGCAAGAACATGGGTTGTCTTCATCTGCCTCCCGATATGCCGACTATCTAACCTGTTCGGTCAAACTTTTGCCGAAAAGAGAATCACTGACTCTTAACGTGGCGAGTGGTTTGAATGAGCTGTCGACGCGGATTGCAGGTTCATCGACTGGATGGTTAGGAAAACCAAAGTTGAGCAGCGTTTGGGGTCAGTTAGACAAGTCATTCAACAAGTACATCGGAGGCGATGACGATTCGCTTATCAAAAAGAGTTCCGAAAAGAAAGTTTTCGATGGATTTACACCCGTTCCTTCAAGGAATTCGTCGACGGTTGATGTAAGCCAATATCAATTCACCCCAGCCCAAAATGCACAGTACAGTACCGATGGAAGCGTGGCATTTCCGCCAGTAGGAGGAAGCCCCATGAGCAACGCTATACCAACCTTTGCTCCCCCCAGAAATCCATTATCAAGAACCCTAACTGAGCAAGGCCCACCCAAAATGCCATCGTCGTTCAGTGTGGACTCATCTCCTCAACAGCTCCAGCGCAAGCAGAGTTTGACCACCACTGGTAACCGATTGAGAAGAACTAGAACAGAACAAACCACAGCAATGAACTTTAAAGCGGACCACACATCTGTCAACGGCTTTCCACCTCAGGAGCTGTCAAACTATGGTATGCGTAACAACAGTAGTGCAACCGACTTGGCGGCAAATACCGATCTAGCTCCTTCGCCTCAATTAAGCAGATCGTCGCCGCACCATAGCTCCACACCAGAGCTCCTACCAGGAAGATCTTCAGTACTCTCCAGTACACTGCTTCCACTCAAACCTATTAATGCCCCTGCAGAATCGAGACCTTCCGAACTGCCTGCACCAATGGTCGCCACATCAGCTGCTGAGcctgaaatttttgaccCAATACACGCACCAACGGCGCATCAGAAAGGTACTCGTGGCTTCGAGCCAAAAAGCCGAGAGGAAGGTTCACCTTATCTGCCAAATAACTACAGCCAAGTTTCAATAACGGGATTGGAAAGGATTGCCCAAGAAGGCGGTTTAACCCAGGACGACACATTCAAACCTCACATCGCTAACAACAATGGTGTCTTGCCAACGGCTCATGGTCAGTATTTGAACGGtaacgaagaagaattttcaGATGAACAAGCTGACACCACAGTTTTGCATAAAAGTCTATCTCAATTTCCATCCGAACATGCCATTGATTCAGGCTCAAGCTTCGAACCGGAAATTTCACAAGCTCCTGAGGCACCTGTGGAACATACTGCGGACTTTATGAGCCCACCTAATCCGGCATTTCAACAGGATAGTGGTTTTGCGGGGCCAAGCGAAAACAATGAGCACCAAGAGCCAGGAAAAACTACATTCTCTAAAGAGCCTTCTCAATTTGCTGGGCCAATATCAGTCACCCCCCAAATATCAGTTCCTCCGGTAGTGCACAATAAAAACCCTTACGCTCCTTCAACTTTTGTTAGTCCGCTGGTCACTGAAAATCAATTTACCACTCCTATTGTCCAAGGCACCAAAACAAACGCATATTCTGTCGATAAATCTGTGGACTCATCTGAGGAACCTCGGCAGGATTACGTACCAAGCAGAAGTGCTGGGTCAGATGCTAGCGAAACCTCGGTGCCAGCCAAACAAAGTGAATTTACTGGTCCTCGTAGTAGATTCGATCCTATAAAGCCAGCAGAGGCGTTGTCACCTGAGGCCTTTGTGCCGGTCATCAAAAAGACTCCAGTCTCGAGGGCTTTCACCCCTCTAGTCGTTCAACCTCCAGAGGTACAATATGATGATGTAGTTGAGGATGAAtcagatgatgaggacgaagaCGAGCAGAAACGGTTGCGCGAGAAGCAAGAGCaagagagaagagagaaggaagaggatgagaGGCgaaagaaggagaaggagaaggcTAGAGCAGCAAAAGCCAATTCAAAGGAAGATGACAAGGCAAGTGGATGGTTTAGttggttgaagaaagatccgaatgagaagaaacctGTGAAGGCTAAATTGGGACACAAGACAACTTTCTATTACGACGAAAAACTGAAGCGTTGGGTTAATAAAGATGCttcagaggaagagaaggaaaaaaTAGCGTCACCTCCACCGCCACCACCAATTGTGAAGAAAATGGATAATGGGCCCAAGACGAAACCCATGACAAGTCCAGACGTAAGTACTAGAGACATGGCTGGTGCCGTTTTTCCCAACAACCCTATCACGGGCGCTCCTTTAGGATCGCCTTCACCATTTAACACTCCAAGTGACAGTACACCGTTGGCACCTGCCCCATCAGCACCTATCTCATCTACGAGTCACCCTGGCATTAATCTATCCGGTAAAAAAGCTAATGGTTTAGATGATTTACTTTCTTTGACCGGTGGTAGTGCTCCCAGACGTAAGAAGAAACCGGGCAGAGGTTATGTAAATGTCATGGACAATAAATGA
- the ELP3 gene encoding Elongator subunit ELP3 (similar to Saccharomyces cerevisiae ELP3 (YPL086C); ancestral locus Anc_8.563) codes for MGRSGKGPKNNKQNLAPEKERFIQCCADITLELTSSLTSGTTREINLNGLITKYSKKYKLRQQPRLTDIINAIPDQYKKYLLPKLKAKPVRTASGIAVIAVMCKPHRCPHIAYTGNICVYCPGGPDSDFEYSTQSYTGYEPTSMRAIRARYDPYEQARGRIEQLKQLGHSIDKVEYIIMGGTFMSLPKDYREDFIVKLHNALSGFNGNDIDEAIQYSQQSLTKCVGITIETRPDYCTQTHLDDMLKYGCTRLEIGVQSLYEDVARDTNRGHTVKSVCETFSVAKDAGYKVVSHMMPDLPNVGMERDIEQFKEYFENPAFRTDGLKIYPTLVIRGTGLYELWKTGRYKSYNANALVDLVARIMALVPPWTRIYRVQRDIPMPLVTSGVDNGNLRELALARMKDFGTKCRDVRTREVGIQEVHHKVQPDQVELIRRDYYANGGWETFLSYEDPKKDILIGLLRLRKASKNNTYRKEFTSQRTSIVRELHVYGSVVPLHSRDPRKFQHQGFGTLLMEEAERIALEEHGSEKISVISGVGVRTYYGKLGYELDGPYMSKKLVASF; via the coding sequence ATGGGTCGCAGTGGAAAAGGCCCCAAGAACAACAAGCAAAATCTCGCTCCagagaaggaaagattCATTCAATGTTGTGCCGATATTACTTTGGAACTaacaagttctttgacATCTGGGACCACCAGAGAAATTAACTTGAATGGTCTTATCACTAAATATTCTAAAAAATACAAGTTGAGACAACAACCGAGGCTGACTGATATTATTAATGCAATCCCAGACCAATATAAGAAGTATCTTTTACCAAAACTAAAGGCCAAGCCTGTGAGAACAGCTTCGGGTATCGCTGTTATTGCCGTTATGTGTAAACCACATCGTTGCCCCCATATTGCATATACCGGTAATATCTGTGTATACTGTCCCGGTGGGCCTGATTCCGATTTCGAATACTCTACACAGTCCTATACTGGTTACGAGCCCACCTCTATGCGTGCCATTAGAGCCCGTTATGACCCTTACGAGCAAGCGCGTGGTagaattgaacaattgaaacaaTTGGGTCATTCTATCGACAAAGTCGAGTATATCATTATGGGTGGTACTTTCATGTCTTTACCTAAGGATTACCGAGAAGATTTCATTGTCAAACTTCATAACGCTTTGTCCGGTTTTAATGGtaatgatatcgatgaggCAATTCAATATTCGCAACAAAGTTTAACTAAATGTGTTGGTATAACCATCGAGACCAGGCCGGATTACTGTACTCAGACACATTTGGACGATATGTTGAAATACGGCTGTACAAGACTGGAGATCGGTGTGCAATCTTTATATGAAGATGTTGCCCGTGATACCAACAGAGGTCATACCGTAAAGTCCGTATGTGAGACTTTTAGCGTCGCTAAGGATGCTGGTTACAAAGTTGTCTCTCATATGATGCCTGATTTGCCCAATGTAGGCATGGAGAGAgacattgaacaatttaAAGAATATTTCGAAAATCCAGCTTTCAGGACAGATGGGTTGAAGATCTACCCAACATTAGTCATTAGAGGTACTGGTTTATACGAACTTTGGAAGACAGGAAGGTATAAGTCATACAACGCCAACGCGCTTGTGGATTTGGTTGCAAGAATCATGGCACTGGTCCCACCATGGACAAGAATTTATCGTGTGCAAAGAGATATTCCAATGCCTTTGGTCACTTCTGGTGTGGATAATGGTAATTTAAGAGAGTTGGCATTGGCCAGGATGAAAGACTTCGGTACCAAGTGTCGAGACGTACGGACCAGGGAAGTTGGTATTCAGGAAGTCCATCACAAGGTACAACCTGATCAAGTAGAGCTTATCAGGAGGGATTACTATGCGAACGGCGGTTGGGAGACTTTCTTATCATACGAAGACccaaagaaagatatcTTGATTGGTTTGTTAAGACTAAGAAAGGCTTCAAAAAATAACACATACAGAAAAGAGTTCACGTCTCAACGTACATCGATCGTGAGAGAGCTTCACGTTTACGGTTCTGTCGTACCATTGCATTCGAGAGACCCACGTAAATTCCAGCATCAAGGGTTTGGTACTTTATTGATGGAGGAAGCAGAGAGGATAGCACTCGAAGAGCACGGTTCAGAAAAGATTTCTGTCATTTCAGGTGTTGGTGTTAGAACATACTATGGCAAATTGGGTTATGAATTAGACGGTCCATATATGTCAAAGAAATTAGTCGCCTCTTTTTAA
- the YDC1 gene encoding alkaline dihydroceramidase (similar to Saccharomyces cerevisiae YPC1 (YBR183W) and YDC1 (YPL087W); ancestral locus Anc_8.564) has translation MGLFRWPYPAESVRGYWGNVTSTIDWCEENYVVSKYVAEWSNTITNGTFVITALYSTYCAWRSRLELRFILIGIGFALVGVGSWLFHMTLQYHYQLLDELPMIYATCIPTWSILCETQETLTKKGHSSPLSRQFAVGLAISVVVTLLSWIYLVFKIPEIHQTVYGFITVSVVVMSGILTHKFVKDPVAKKSLYQCMSIGIVTFLLGFVSWNLDNVFCSTWIYIRRDILQLPLGILLELHAWWHILTGTGIYYYIVYLQYLRVLTQGLGNDFAMIWRWKFLPELVRKNHTITTKYSLSLLGPYVEHGRVGESRKEK, from the coding sequence ATGGGACTTTTTAGATGGCCGTACCCTGCGGAATCCGTTCGAGGATACTGGGGAAACGTTACTTCCACAATCGATTGGTGTGAGGAAAACTATGTTGTATCGAAATATGTGGCCGAATGGTCTAACACTATTACTAATGGGACTTTTGTTATAACTGCTTTGTACTCGACGTATTGTGCATGGCGTAGTCGTTTGGAACTTAGATTTATATTGATTGGGATTGGGTTTGCCCTTGTAGGGGTTGGATCCTGGTTATTCCATATGACGTTGCAATACCATTATCAGTTATTAGATGAACTGCCAATGATTTATGCCACTTGTATCCCAACATGGAGTATTTTGTGTGAAACGCAGGAGACATTGACGAAGAAAGGTCATAGCAGTCCGTTATCGAGACAATTTGCCGTTGGGTTGGCCATTTCCGTGGTTGTGACTTTGTTAAGCTGGATTTACCTTGTTTTTAAGATTCCAGAGATTCATCAGACTGTTTACGGATTTATTACTGTCTCAGTGGTTGTTATGTCGGGAATACTCACTCACAAGTTTGTGAAAGATCCAGTTGCCAAGAAGAGTCTGTATCAATGTATGAGTATTGGTATTGTGACTTTCTTACTTGGGTTTGTGTCGTGGAATCTCGATAATGTCTTTTGTTCCACTTGGATTTACATTAGAAGGGATATTTTACAACTACCACTCGGAATTTTACTTGAGTTACATGCCTGGTGGCATATTCTCACCGGAACCGGTATCTACTACTATATCGTCTATTTGCAGTATCTCAGAGTGCTGACACAGGGTCTAGGGAACGATTTTGCAATGATATGGAGGTGGAAATTCCTACCTGAACTTGTCAGGAAGAATCATACGATCACCACAAAGTATTCACTTTCACTTCTTGGTCCTTACGTAGAGCATGGGAGAGTCGGTGAGTCTCGTAAGGAGAAATGA
- the RLM1 gene encoding Rlm1p (similar to Saccharomyces cerevisiae SMP1 (YBR182C) and RLM1 (YPL089C); ancestral locus Anc_8.566) has protein sequence MGRRKIEIQPICEERNRTVTFIKRKAGLFKKAHELAVLCQVDVAVVILGSNNTFYEFSSVDMQEMIKYYQRDDLVHDVKGPSDFGDYAKKQQIKLNEHTGRKPVRNVRHRTEEEEEEEEEEEEEEEEERSRSGSRGRMTRNSLKREQEQEQEGPDSKRAKTDVPPKFNPLQQMVQRQFQNLYHAASSSPNGSTTEVNKVPSPPEKQQPAPKSPKPRVLTPMASTPANRVDNVKRPVLRVQIPSSNTLYNPGIHSGSSSASSVGGANTNLISRNTSAVRYDANPLSPRRQTPNATGEQEKNDPNRLSTKPLSGNSYGLPPMFSGSPAFPSYLATPLQGQVNNANHGPPYSGLKQLQIDQHHTPQPPSQVPHPQPTEPPNGPFTGSLPSKFAHDLMVPSPNTAMSMSMFQDWTLGPASAKTAPNAPAANPQGTATPAPNYNNGSSGLTPYMMVNQTPLANRFFSFTADSSEDKNQGTNGNNTPKGP, from the coding sequence ATGGGGAGACGAAAGATCGAGATACAGCCGATTTGCGAAGAACGGAATCGTACGGTGACTTTCATCAAACGAAAGGCTGGgttgttcaagaaagctcaCGAATTGGCTGTTCTGTGCCAAGTCGATGTAGCTGTCGTTATACTGGGGTCTAATAATACATTCTATGAGTTTTCCTCGGTGGATATGCAAGAGATGATAAAGTATTATCAGCGAGATGATTTGGTGCATGATGTCAAGGGTCCTTCTGATTTCGGTGATTATGCAAAGAAACAACAGATCAAGCTGAATGAACATACGGGGAGGAAACCAGTGAGGAATGTGAGACATAGAActgaggaggaagaggaagaagaagaagaagaagaagaagaggaggaggaagaaCGTAGCCGGAGTGGGTCTCGCGGTAGAATGACCCGAAATTCACTTAAAAGAGAgcaagaacaagaacaagaaggacCAGATAGCAAGAGGGCAAAGACTGATGTTCCGCCGAAATTTAATCCTTTACAACAGATGGTACAGCGACAGTTTCAAAACTTGTATCATGCGGCATCCAGCTCACCTAATGGAAGCACTACAGAGGTTAATAAGGTGCCATCACCACCTGAAAAGCAGCAACCCGCTCCGAAGAGTCCCAAACCGCGTGTGCTGACACCAATGGCGTCTACTCCAGCAAACCGGGTCGATAATGTCAAACGTCCGGTATTGCGCGTACAGATTCCAAGCAGCAACACCCTCTACAACCCTGGAATCCACAGCGGATCATCCTCAGCCTCATCTGTAGGAGGAGCAAACACTAATTTAATCTCTAGAAACACTAGTGCTGTAAGGTACGATGCAAATCCACTAAGCCCGAGACGACAAACACCGAATGCCACAGGCgaacaagagaagaacGATCCAAACCGACTATCGACAAAACCATTAAGTGGGAACTCTTACGGGCTCCCGCCCATGTTTTCCGGTTCGCCAGCGTTTCCTTCATACTTGGCAACGCCATTACAGGGACAAGTTAACAATGCGAATCACGGCCCGCCGTATTCAGGATTAAAACAATTGCAAATAGACCAACATCACACACCTCAACCGCCATCACAAGTGCCCCATCCACAACCAACTGAACCACCGAATGGACCTTTCACAGGTTCTCTACCATCAAAATTCGCACACGACTTAATGGTTCCTTCTCCCAATACAGCAATGTCAATGTCAATGTTTCAAGACTGGACACTGGGGCCAGCAAGTGCCAAGACAGCTCCCAATGCGCCTGCTGCAAATCCACAGGGTACCGCCACTCCTGCGCCTAATTACAATAATGGCAGCTCGGGTCTAACACCCTACATGATGGTAAATCAAACTCCGCTTGCCAATAGGTTTTTCAGCTTTACAGCTGACTCTTCGGAGGACAAGAATCAAGGAACTAATGGAAATAATACGCCGAAAGGTCCCTAA